One Ricinus communis isolate WT05 ecotype wild-type chromosome 2, ASM1957865v1, whole genome shotgun sequence DNA segment encodes these proteins:
- the LOC125369279 gene encoding uncharacterized protein LOC125369279: MPKYARLLKEILSNKRKLEDLGLVTLNEECSAIFQNMLLVNRRDPGSFTVPGIIGDLHISDALADLGASINLMPSSLFEKLGLSEPIPTRMSVQLADKTVRFTRGIVEDVLVKVDKFIFPIDFVVIDIEGTMLKRTRQQPLRQAHCKRRRIDVDASSSQ, from the exons ATGCCCAAGTATGCGAGACTCTTGAAGGAGATTttaagcaacaaaaggaagttggaggactTAGGGCTAGTGACACTAAATGAGGAGTGCTCAGCCATTTTTCAAAACATGCTGCTAGTAAATAGGCgtgatccagggagttttactgttCCTGGTATTATTGGTGATTTGCATATTAGTGATGCTTTAGCTGACTTAGGAGCTAGCATCAATTTAATGCCTAGCAGTTTGTTTGAAAAATTAGGTTTGAGTGAGCCGAtacccactaggatgagcgTACAGTTAGCGGATAAGACTGTGAGATTTACTAGGGGGATAGTTGAGGATGTACTTGTTAAAGTAGACAAGTTTATATTTCCTATTGATTTTGTTGTTATAGATATAGAGG GTACAATGTTAAAACGCACCAGACAACAGCCTCTACGACAGGCACACTGCAAGAGACGTCGCATAGATGTAGACGCTTCTTCTTCACAGTAG
- the LOC107261424 gene encoding uncharacterized protein LOC107261424 codes for MPKYAKFLKEILSNKRKLEDLGLVTLNEECSAILQNKLPVKKRDPRSFTLPCIIGELPISGALADLGASINLMWTSLFNKLGLSEPKPTRMSIQLADRTIKIPRGVVDDVLVKGESTVQLILGRPFLATSRAIINVCNGKLQLRVDDETITFDLATSMRHSLDHDDTGDEKELSNEQVLEQLTCLLANEPSRSTDPFISLDRSDVQKVKPSIEDPLVLKLKELPKHLSYAYLDESKRLRVI; via the exons ATGCCGAAGTACGCAAAATTCTTGAAGGAGATattgagcaacaagaggaaacTAGAGGACTTAGGATTGGTGACCTTGAACGAGGAGTGCTCCGCCATTCTGCAAAACAAGTTGCCTGTTAAGAAGCGTGATCCAAGGAGTTTCACTCTACCCTGTATTATAGGTGAATTACCTATTAGTGGTGCTTTAGCTGACTTAGGAGCTAGTATTAACTTGATGTGGACTAGCTTGTTTAATAAACTTGGTTTGAGTGAGCctaaacccactaggatgagtaTTCAGTTAGCCGATAGGACTATTAAGATTCCTAGGGGTGTAGTTGATGATGTActtgttaag ggtgagagTACTGTACAACTGATCTTAggtagacctttccttgctACATCTAGGGCCATTATAAATGTTTGTAATGGGAAACTCCAACTTAGGGTAGATGACGAAACTATCACCTTTGACTTAGCGACCTCTATGAGACATTCCTTAGACCATGATGATACT GGAGATGAGaaggagttgtccaacgagcaagtgttggaacAACTCACTTGTTTGCTGGCTAATGAGCCCAGCCGTTCTACTGACCCGTTTATTTCTCTTGACAGGTCAGATGTGCAAAAGGTGAAACCTTCTATTGAGGACCCCCTAGTCCTAAAGTTGAAGGAATTACCCAAGCACCTGAGTTATGCCTACTTGGATGAGTCAAAGAGGCTGCGAGTTATATGA